In one Capra hircus breed San Clemente chromosome 22, ASM170441v1, whole genome shotgun sequence genomic region, the following are encoded:
- the ARPC4 gene encoding actin-related protein 2/3 complex subunit 4, with the protein MTATLRPYLSAVRATLQAALCLENFSSQVVERHNKPEVEVRSSKELLLQPVTISRNEKEKVLIEGSINSVRVSIAVKQADEIEKILCHKFMRFMMMRAENFFILRRKPVEGYDISFLITNFHTEQMYKHKLVDFVIHFMEEIDKEISEMKLSVNARARIVAEEFLKNF; encoded by the exons ATG ACTGCCACTCTCCGCCCCTACCTGAGTGCCGTGCGGGCCACACTGCAGGCTGCcctctgcttggagaatttctcCTCCCAAGTCGTGGAACGACACAACAAGCCGGAAGTAGAAGTCAG GAGTAGCAAAGAGCTCCTGCTACAACCCGTGACCATCAGcaggaatgaaaaggaaaaggttCTGATTGAAGGTTCCATCAACTCTGTCAGGGTCAGCATTGCTGTGAAACAG GCTGATGAAATCGAGAAGATTCTGTGTCACAAGTTCATGCGCTTCATGATGATGCGAGCAGAGAACTTCTTTATCCTCCGAAGGAAACCAGTGGAG GGGTATGACATCAGCTTTCTGATCACCAACTTCCACACAGAGCAGATGTATAAGCACAAGTTGGTGGACTTTGTGATCCACTTCATGGAGGAAATTGACAAAGAAATTAGTGAGATGAAGCTGTCTGTCAATGCCCGTGCACGCATTGTGGCTGAGGAGTTCCTCAAGAAT TTTTAA
- the TADA3 gene encoding transcriptional adapter 3 isoform X1, with protein sequence MSELKDCPLQFHDFKSVDHLKVCPRYTAVLARSEDDGIGIEELDTLQLELETLLSSASRRLRVLEAETQILTDWQDKKGDRRFLKLGRDHELGAPPKHGKPKKQKLEGKAGHGPGPGPGRPKSKNLQPKIQEYEFTDDPIDVPRIPKNDAPNRFWASVEPYCADITSEEVRTLEELLKPPEDEAEHYKIPPLGKHYSQRWAQEDLLEEQKDGARAAAVADKKKGLLGPLTELDTKDVDALLKKSEAQHEQPEDGCPFGALTQRLLQALVEENIISPMEDSPIPDMSGKESGADGASTSPRNQNKPFSVPHTKSLESRIKEELIAQGLLESEDRPAEDSEDEVLAELRKRQAELKALSAHNRTKKHDLLRLAKEEVSRQELRQRVRMADNEVMDAFRKIMAARQKKRTPTKKEKDQAWKTLKERESILKLLDG encoded by the exons ATGAGTGAGCTGAAGGACTGCCCCTTGCAGTTCCACGACTTCAAGTCAGTGGACCACTTGAAGGTCTGTCCTCGCTACACAGCGGTGTTGGCCCGCTCTGAGGATGACGGCATCGGTATCGAGGAGCTGGACACTCTGCAGCTGGAGCTTGAGACCCTGCTTTCCTCTGCCAGCCGACGCCTGCGGGTGCTTGAGGCTGAAACCCAG ATCCTCACTGACTGGCAGGATAAGAAAGGTGACCGACGATTCCTGAAGCTGGGTCGAGACCATGAGCTTGGAGCTCCCCCCaaacatgggaagcccaagaagcagAAACTGGAAGGGAAGGCGGGCCATgggcctggccctggccctgggcGACCCAAATCCAAAAACCTTCAGCCCAAGATCCAGGAATATGAATTCACTGATGACCCAATTGATGTGCCACGTATCCCCAAGAATGACGCCCCCAACAG ATTCTGGGCTTCGGTGGAGCCATACTGTGCTGATATCACCAGTGAGGAAGTGCGCACACTAGAGGAGCTACTGAAACCCCCAGAAGATGAGGCTGAACATTACAAG ATCCCGCCCCTAGGGAAGCACTACTCCCAGCGCTGGGCACAGgaggacctgctggaggagcagaAGGACGGGGCCCGGGCAGCAGCTGTGGCTGACAAGAAGAAGGGCCTCTTGGGGCCCCTGACCGAACTGGACACTAAAG ATGTGGATGCCCTGCTGAAGAAGTCTGAGGCCCAGCATGAGCAGCCAGAAGACGGGTGTCCCTTTGGTGCCCTGACACAGCGTCTGCTGCAGGCCTTGGTGGAG GAAAATATTATTTCCCCCATGGAGGACTCTCCTATTCCAGACATGTCTGGAAAAGAATCGGGGGCGGATGGGGCAAGCACCTCTCCCCGCAATCAGAACAAGCCCTTCAG CGTGCCGCATACCAAGTCCCTGGAGAGCCGCATTAAGGAGGAGCTGATCGCCCAGGGCCTGCTGGAGTCTGAGGACCGCCCTGCAGAGGACTCAGAGGACGAGGTTCTGGCGGAGCTGCGCAAGCGGCAGGCTGAGCTGAAGGCGCTCAGTGCCCACAACCGCACCAAGAAGCACGACCTGCTGAG GCTGGCGAAGGAGGAGGTGAGCCGGCAGGAGCTGAGGCAGCGGGTCCGCATGGCAGACAATGAGGTCATGGATGCCTTCCGCAAGATCATGGCTGCCCGGCAGAAGAAACGGACCCCCACCAAGAAGGAGAAAGACCAGGCCTGGAAGACTCTGAAGGAGCGCGAGAGCATCCTGAAGCTGCTAGACGGGTAG
- the TADA3 gene encoding transcriptional adapter 3 isoform X2, translating into MSELKDCPLQFHDFKSVDHLKVCPRYTAVLARSEDDGIGIEELDTLQLELETLLSSASRRLRVLEAETQILTDWQDKKGDRRFLKLGRDHELGAPPKHGKPKKQKLEGKAGHGPGPGPGRPKSKNLQPKIQEYEFTDDPIDVPRIPKNDAPNRFWASVEPYCADITSEEVRTLEELLKPPEDEAEHYKIPPLGKHYSQRWAQEDLLEEQKDGARAAAVADKKKGLLGPLTELDTKDVDALLKKSEAQHEQPEDGCPFGALTQRLLQALVEENIISPMEDSPIPDMSGKESGADGASTSPRNQNKPFSVPHTKSLESRIKEELIAQGLLESEDRPAEDSEDEVLAELRKRQAELKALSAHNRTKKHDLLRASEDLRSFEKRSHCWAPPHWLYLKQSNSTD; encoded by the exons ATGAGTGAGCTGAAGGACTGCCCCTTGCAGTTCCACGACTTCAAGTCAGTGGACCACTTGAAGGTCTGTCCTCGCTACACAGCGGTGTTGGCCCGCTCTGAGGATGACGGCATCGGTATCGAGGAGCTGGACACTCTGCAGCTGGAGCTTGAGACCCTGCTTTCCTCTGCCAGCCGACGCCTGCGGGTGCTTGAGGCTGAAACCCAG ATCCTCACTGACTGGCAGGATAAGAAAGGTGACCGACGATTCCTGAAGCTGGGTCGAGACCATGAGCTTGGAGCTCCCCCCaaacatgggaagcccaagaagcagAAACTGGAAGGGAAGGCGGGCCATgggcctggccctggccctgggcGACCCAAATCCAAAAACCTTCAGCCCAAGATCCAGGAATATGAATTCACTGATGACCCAATTGATGTGCCACGTATCCCCAAGAATGACGCCCCCAACAG ATTCTGGGCTTCGGTGGAGCCATACTGTGCTGATATCACCAGTGAGGAAGTGCGCACACTAGAGGAGCTACTGAAACCCCCAGAAGATGAGGCTGAACATTACAAG ATCCCGCCCCTAGGGAAGCACTACTCCCAGCGCTGGGCACAGgaggacctgctggaggagcagaAGGACGGGGCCCGGGCAGCAGCTGTGGCTGACAAGAAGAAGGGCCTCTTGGGGCCCCTGACCGAACTGGACACTAAAG ATGTGGATGCCCTGCTGAAGAAGTCTGAGGCCCAGCATGAGCAGCCAGAAGACGGGTGTCCCTTTGGTGCCCTGACACAGCGTCTGCTGCAGGCCTTGGTGGAG GAAAATATTATTTCCCCCATGGAGGACTCTCCTATTCCAGACATGTCTGGAAAAGAATCGGGGGCGGATGGGGCAAGCACCTCTCCCCGCAATCAGAACAAGCCCTTCAG CGTGCCGCATACCAAGTCCCTGGAGAGCCGCATTAAGGAGGAGCTGATCGCCCAGGGCCTGCTGGAGTCTGAGGACCGCCCTGCAGAGGACTCAGAGGACGAGGTTCTGGCGGAGCTGCGCAAGCGGCAGGCTGAGCTGAAGGCGCTCAGTGCCCACAACCGCACCAAGAAGCACGACCTGCTGAG GGCCTCTGAAGACCTGAGGAGCTTTGAAAAAAGAAGTCATTGCTGGGCACCACCCCACTGGTTATATCTCAAACAGTCTAATTCCACTGACTAG